Proteins from a single region of Hermetia illucens chromosome 3, iHerIll2.2.curated.20191125, whole genome shotgun sequence:
- the LOC119651755 gene encoding sm-like protein LSM4 has product MLPLSLLKTAQSHPMLVELKNGETYNGHLVSCDTWMNINLRDVICTSKDGDRFWRMPECYIRGSTIKYLRIPDEVIDMVKEDAQVKSRNRAEMKPRGGVGGGGQNQRGRSGGRNTFANRGGGAGRASSQGNRPLAQGNKIK; this is encoded by the exons ATG CTACCATTGTCACTACTGAAGACTGCGCAGAGCCATCCAATG TTGGTTGAGCTTAAAAATGGGGAGACATACAACGGTCACTTGGTGAGCTGCGATACTTGGATGAATATCAACTTGCGGGACGTAATCTGCACGTCAAAG GACGGAGACCGTTTCTGGCGAATGCCAGAGTGCTATATCCGTGGGAGCACGATAAAGTACCTCCGCATCCCGGACGAAGTGATCGACATGGTTAAGGAGGACGCCCAAGTGAAGTCACGGAACCGTGCGGAAATGAAGCCCCGCGGAGGGGTTGGCGGCGGTGGACAAAACCAGCGGGGTCGATCTGGAGGCAGGAACACCTTCGCCAACCGCGGCGGAGGCGCCGGACGGGCGTCCTCGCAAGGCAACCGACCCCTTGCCCAGGGAAACAAGATCAAATGA
- the LOC119651754 gene encoding transcription initiation factor IIB, translated as MASSSRPDASNRVCCYAHPEAPLIEDYRAGDMICSECGLVVGDRVIDVGSEWRTFSNEKNGVDPSRVGGPENPLLSGGDLSTMIGPGTGSASFDSFGTPKYQNRRTMSSSDRALISAFKEISTMADRINLPKTIVDRANNLFKQVHDGKNLKGRSNDAKASACLYIACRQEGVPRTFKEICAVSKISKKEIGRCFKLTLKALETSVDLITTADFMSRFCANLDLPNMVQRAATHIAKKAVEMDIVPGRSPISVAAAAIYMASQASEHKRSQKEIGDIAGVADVTIRQSYKLMYPHASKLFPEDFKFTTPIEQLPQM; from the exons ATGGCGAGCTCTTCAAG ACCAGACGCTTCGAACAGGGTGTGCTGTTATGCCCATCCCGAAGCCCCGCTCATCGAGGACTACAGAGCGGGAGACATGATCTGCTCCGAGTGTGGCCTTGTTGTCGGCGACCGTGTGATCGATGTCGGCTCTGAGTGGCGTACATTCAGCAACGAGAAGAACGGGGTGGATCCCTCTCGTGTGGGTGGACCAGAAAACCCCCTACTGAGCGGTGGCGATCTTTCAACAATGATTGGACCCGGGACGGGGTCTGCTTCCTTCGACTCCTTTGGAACGCCAAAATACCAGAACCGACGTACAATGAGCAGCTCAGACCGTGCCTTGATTTCAGCATTCAAAGAAATCTCGACGATGGCGGACCGAATCAACTTGCCAAAGACCATAGTCGACCGCGCTAACAATTTGTTCAAGCAAGTGCACGACGGCAAGAACCTGAAAGGGCGTTCGAATGACGCCAAGGCGTCTGCATGCCTGTACATTGCGTGTCGCCAGGAAGGAGTGCCTCGTACCTTTAAGGAGATTTGCGCGGTCAgcaagatcagcaaaaaggagatcgGCAGATGTTTCAAGTTGACGCTGAAGGCCTTGGAGACGTCTGTCGATCTGATCACAACCGCGGACTTCATGTCCCGTTTCTGCGCTAATTTAG ATCTGCCAAATATGGTTCAAAGAGCAGCAACACATATCGCAAAGAAGGCCGTCGAAATGGACATAGTCCCTGGACGCTCGCCGATCTCAGTTGCGGCCGCGGCTATCTACATGGCATCACAG GCGTCAGAACACAAACGCAGCCAGAAGGAAATCGGAGACATCGCTGGCGTTGCGGACGTGACGATACGACAGTCGTACAAGCTCATGTACCCGCACGCGTCCAAATTATTTCCGGAAGATTTCAAGTTCACTACGCCCATCGAGCAGCTCCCCCAGATGTAG